GCAGCAAACTCCACCTGAGCGCCGACAGTTGGGAGGGAAGCGTTATATCGGGTGCGCGCCTACCGTGGGGAGGAGCCCCGCTTGGTCACAATCCCACGACGCCAGCGAGCGACACTCTCCACGCCCCCTCGGAAGGCGGAGTCGGAGGGCGCCGAAAGCTTCGGGGGACGGATAGGGCGGCGCGGGCACAAACCTGGGACCGGGGGGTGGGCTTCGCCAACCGGCTCCAGCAACCCGCCGCTGGGGAGTATTTCCCAGAAAGCTCGGGGGCGTTCCGAGGCTGCATCCAATCGCGGGGGCGCCCGGAGcgtgcatctggggggggggggcgccctcCTCGCAAGCGCCGCTGCTGTAGCTTTCGACCCAGATAAGCTTGTTTTGGGAGAGATCCTGCCCTTCCCAGGAAACCAAGTTTGAAGGTCTCGCGCATTGCGGTTGCCTCAGGCGTGTTATGGTGACGCGCGGGCGCGTGTACACACTGGAGATTAAACGGTACGTATGTGGTGCGCAGAGGGAAGGCTGCGGTGCTTGCCAGGTTGCGGATCGGGGATTTGAAGGGCGAGGTTCAGCCCCCCCTTGCGTTTCTTTTCTTAAGAGCCCCACGGAGCTCAGTCCCAAATAAACTTATCTGAGATTGGGGTGTTAAGGGGTTTTGGGGAGAAATAAAGTTAGACCATCTTCCGGTGGTGCTCTCAGGGTTAGGGGGCCCACCTCAGCAGAATAAGTAGGATGGTCCCCCAAATGCTGTAGCATTTGCGAAGAGGTGAAGTAATAATGAACGTTACCGTCTAAAATGGGAGAGCTATTAAACCAGTAAGTCCGACTGCACCACTACCTCCCTCCAGCTTGTGAGACTTACTAGGTAGGAAGTGTCATAAAATACAGTGGGCCTAAGACTAGTAAACATGTACAAGATTGCTCTGCTTGTCtgttgcagaaaaaaataaaaaagctcgcAAAAAATGCCTTGTAATTAGCACCTTGGTAGTGAACAGAACACcatagcctggcgtgctatggtccatggggtcacaaagagtcggacacgactaaacaactaaacaacaagtgaACAGATTTATTTTAGCATATCCTTTGGTGGGTTAGAGTCCACttaatcagatgcatgaagtggcAAAGCAGGCTTGGTTTCATAAAAAACGTATACCACAACAAATCTGATGGTCTTTAAACCGTCCAAATGTTCTTGGATTACAACTCATCAGCCAGCATAACCAGTGGTCAAGTGTAATGAGGCTTGTAGTCATATCCATTTGCAGCATTGCTAGAATGAAGGGTGACTGTGACCCCCACACTTATTCATGCTTGGCTTAGTATTATATGTGAACCAGCCCAGTGTATCTGTTGGTATAGAGAGACTAGACAGAAAAGGTCTGGGTTAGTGGTTCTGTCCAAATAGTAGAGAGAGcccattgtttttctttattgtttgcTTGTCATGCTGCCTGTGTTTCAAAAGTAGGCCTTCAAATGTTAaccattactttttaaaattggGGCCTCAGGGACTAATGTAAAGTGAGAACAGCCAGTTTCCATGTTCTCCAGGCTGCTCTGTTTTTGTGACACTGGTCTGGAAAATTTGCATCACTTAGCAGCAAGGGGTGGGAAGAATGTTTTCCCATTTTGCATCTTCCTCCGTACAGTGGATCCAATCATGGCACATCAGTTTGGCCAATgatattaaaatgaaaataaaatcaaTGCCAACTTAATCTACATCAACTAAAATGAGAAGGAAACCTCAGGCTTCATCTTTGGCAAGTCTACAGCCAAAATGAGAATACTGAAAGCCATTGTGATCTTACACACCAGATTAGTACTGTTAATTATCAGCATGAACACTGCAATTGATTTGGTAAGTTATAAAAGGATAATTTAACTGGGCAATCTAGTTAAGATAATCTATACTAATTGGGATCTTTTAAAGAGACATTTGCTATTAAGCAACATCAGTACATGATCTATTAATTACATGTTGTTACCTTTCCTTTTATGCTAGCATGAAATGGAATGGAGGAAATCATTAAAATAATTCCTCAGCAATCCTGTTTGTCCTGCCAATGAGTGTTAGGGAAGCAGTGCAGACatgccttttaagttgcattccaAGTTGAAATTTAGTAGATGAAACCAttacagatgatgggagttgtagtctagtatACTGGAGGCCACAtactacagcatagctgccaagttatccctttttttaagggattttcccttatgctgaataggcttcctcgcgagaaaagggaaaacttggcagctatgtactacAGTAATTATGATTATGAAAGGTACCAATTATTTGTCAAAAATCCTGAAGGTCCTATAGATGCCTACTACCCAAGATCACTTCATAGAGTTTTAGTATCTTTCCAGTTACTTTCACCACCCTTTTGTTTTCAGTCAAACTATAAGTTAGAAAGTGGAAGCAGAAAATTTATGAAACTAGTACCTAGGCCAGCTGAAATACTTTCAACAAAAGGTTTGGACTCATGAAGGTAACTATATATGGCAGGTGGGTTGTGTTGTGCGGTTGCAGTGGTCTACCTTTGTAAGCATACAGTATATGAGAAATGACATTGAACTCTAGAAGGAGGGGCAGGGAATGTGAATAGAAATTCTTTGTGATAATATTCTACAGAAACAAGTGGGAGAGGTGGACAAACAATAATGGTACATGTGCATTTCTCCCAAAGTCAGCTCTTTCAGTCAGAAGCCACACCAGTGTTCTCTAAAATGTATTTTCATTTACAGTTTATTATTCCTTAAGTCACATGCCTGTTTATAGGCTGAATATCAGGCACTGTGAGTAGAGCtcataataggtaaaggtaaaggtgcccctgaccatcaggtccagtcgtgtccgactctggggttgcgccgctcatctcgctctataggccgagggagccagcgtttgtccgcagacagcttccgggtcatgtggccagcatgacaaagctgcttctggcaaaccagagcagcacacggaaacgccgtttaccttcccgccagagcggtccctatttatctacttgcactttgatgtgctttcgaactgctaggtgggcaggagctgggaccgagcaacgggagctcaccccgttgcagggattcgaaccgccgaccttcttatcagcaagccctagactctgtggtttaacccacatcgccacctgggtcccttacagagCTCATAATAGACCTCTACTGTACTATTCAGCAAGAGCCTGTTGCTGTCTCaaacccattgaaaggaatgtaAACTATGGCTTGCTTGCTGCCTGCATATGAAAACATTAGTTTGGTCACAGAATTTTCCCATCCTTTTAAAAACACGATGCAAAAATATCCCAACTTCACTGGAATTAGGAACCAGCCAGCTTTTACTCAATACTAGCTAAGAAGTCCATAGTCCATTATAGGGTTGCCTTTGCACTTTGCCCAAGGCACTTATAcctgtttttgtttctgtgccAATATTTAGAACTCGTGTTGTACACTCTACTGCAGCAGTTTCCTTTTATGCAATGCATTGCACTTTTACAAGCATATGCACTCTAGTTGTTTACGTAATTGCTGCATTTTATATAATCTCTTGTAACATGGTGTACTACCTATGCATTAAAGAAGCAAGTTATAATTTATACACCCAACGatgcaaataattttaaaacttgtAAAGAATAAAGTTaaatgatatactgtatgttATATTAATTTTGCTGATTTTGATATtgttatttgtttcttttattatttgtttgtataCCTGTTTATTTGtagtttgtttttcttccttttgttttataaatgtatttaaaacaataaagatatattCTGGAAGAAGCGAAGTTATGTATGTTGTGTTACTGGATGCTACTTTCAAACGTTTCCTAACAATCttcaagaaaaaatatattaaaaaataccgTCTTAGGTGAGTGGACCAAGTCAACTACATCCGTATTCCAAGGTACTGCACACAAGCATGGTGCTGACaccaccaaggttgcaggttaaTTCCCATAAGGGACAggtgcacattcctgcattgcagggggttggactagatcaggcatccccaaactgcggccctccagatgttttggcctacaactcccatgatccttagctaacaggaccagtggtcggggaagatgggaattgtagtccaaaacatctggagggccgaagtttggggatgcctggactagatgatcctcagggttgcTTCCAACTCCGATTCTGTGATCTTAACTGTATACAATCAATGCAGGTTTACAATTGGCTCTGCAAGCAGCGCATAGCCAGCATAATGCGCCTTAAACTTTGGAGCCAGGCTTGAGCCTGTAACTAGTTGTAGATATTCTTCATAGGCGTATTGGAGTCATGCCTTTAACTTGCCAGAAGCTAAAGATGAAGCAAGGAGACACACAAACACTCCCCAGCCATTTTCCCTAGTTTGTCTTCATGGTGTTAAAACCTTGTTAGTAGTTTTCCTAAATCAGACCATTGCTTCACCCATCTACTGGTACTCTAATTTGCAGCAAACAAACCCAAATTGCAACACTGTTAAGTGCATCCATGCCTATTAAAGAAAGACTGTGGGAAAATATGCAGTCCATGCACTACTAGTGAATTTGGCTCTAGGAAGTTACATCTAACAAAATTGCTGCATTTTAATTACCTGGAGCAGCTTGCAGGAAACATTTAGCTCACTTTACATTCCCTGTCACTTGAGGAACTATAGTGCAATTATTTTGCTTCATGAAGGTCACAAAACAGACAAGATATCAAACGGCACCAATCTGGGTTCAAATTAGAATTTTTCATCCATTTAAGGTTATGCCACTTTGGTTCGGCCATCACACTTTACTATATCCATTTTTTTCTACTTCATATTTGGGAGGCAAGGGCCAGTATAATATTGTGTATGCAATGCATGTGTTACATGGACTGCTTTTTCTGCCATGGCCATCactctttaaagcaggggtggaaaaCCTGCTGGAGGATTTCAGCTGCCCTGTAttctaaatatatttaaataggtCTGTCATATACAGTATCCAGAAATCcctggacatagctgggattAGTCTGTTGAAAATGGTGTCTAAGCGGATTTTTTTCCCAGCGGTTAAAATGTATGGGAAAACCTGGGCATATGGCAGCCTATATTggaagggttggtttttttgctgattttcctaaaataaatagcaaccccccccccacctttttgagttcttgcaaaaaaataagaattcaactgttgtgtccagatttttgctttttgaaatatggcaaccctaatttaaatgtattttaaatatatatatttcaactgccctgtattttaaatatatttcatggCACACGGGGCTCTGTATTTCATACACAGAAGAGCAAAGTTTATggcaataaaagcaaaacaaaaaacttctcaGAACGGGTAAGACATAGTGAAGTCTCGGTAACCAGGAGGTGGTTTTGCATGGTTGTATACTGCTCCTTGATTTGACCATAATTCAGTATTAGTTTTGTAGAACATTTAACCCTTTAGAAGCCTTTTGAATTCAAAATGTGGCTTATTCTGATGCATATTTTGAAACACTTTTTACTAAATTTCTATAAAGTAAACCAAAATCAGCTTGTCTGCCTCTACACCTGACATATATCAGATTAAGGCATCGTGTAGCATGAACAAGCTGGCTCCTGGTTTTTATAAAAGGCTCTGCCTACATCCTTATCAGCCTATTTCTCTTCCAAATATTTTAGGTACTGCAAAAACTTTTTTGTTTCGGAAAAACCTATTTTTAATCTCTTAGCACAGTTAAATAGCATCCAACTGCTCACTTTATGATGTTAATACCAAACTGCTTTGAACCACACTCCGCAATTCAAAAAAACAGTAACAAGAGTTGTAACTTTATCACAAGATGCCACTTATAAAGCATTACCAAATGATTCAGAACACTGTACATGCAGAAAGCAAGGAAGCTTATGAAGTACGTCACAACAAAACTATTTTAACCAAGTTTTATTATAGATTAGCCCTCAACAAAAGTTTAATCGAACAGCCCAAATCCCATATCATCATCAGATTCTTCAgactcttctttcttttcttctttcttctcctcaGCTGAAAAGACAAGTAGATATAGACAGTTTAGACGACAACTCTCAAAACAGCATTTTTATAGGCTCATTCTATATACTAGTAGTGGtggggaatctatggccctcAGACATTGTTCAACTCCCTCCAGCATGGTTAGTGGCTAGGGGTGATGCAAGCTGTAGTTCAGGAAACAACCAGAGAATCATGTCCCCATCACCGCTACAACTGCAGCTGCCTTAAAGATGAGGTGTGAGAGTCAACCAATCAGGAGTTAGAAGAAAATCCAAACAAAGTCATGATGCAAATAGCTGAAGGCAGACACTGCTCATCAACAAGTTGTATTAGGTTCAGCACTCATTTAGGCCATATGATGTCTCACTGCACTTTGTAGCCCCATGTTACAATATGCCAATACTATCTACTGCAAATAAGCAAAAAGGAATgtaaaaagaaagcagagaagaTTGGCTGGGTCTCAGCATCCATACCAAATCAGAGTATCATAGCTGAAGAGAATGTGTCTGAGGTCTGAGCTAGAACATTACCTTGCAATAATGTTTTCCTTACAACTGGAAGAGCAATTGCCAAGACACTTTTTTCATGTCGAACTGGGCAAGGTTTCCAAATGCAACCAAGTCATAAAGTAGCAACTCATATCATACAAGTTGTTCAGTTAATCTCATGGACTGTGGCTACTCAATGTGAAATTATCAAGTTTTTGGATTCCCCCTCTAGAAGTCTTCTCCCGCTTGATGCATGCCTGCCTGCCCAACCTTCCTTTTCATGATCCATTATACTTACCAGCTGCTGGTGCAGCAcctgcagcaggagcagcagaacCTCCAGCAGAAACTGCTACAGCCCCACCAACTGGCATGCTGGCAAGCTTGCTGTTACCTGGAGGGACATTAACAAGGAAAATGAAAAACTGTATATGAAGCCAATGAGAGAGAAACCTGAGGACAAACCCCCAATTCTGCACTGTTCCCTACTGCCCAAccttcccccccttcctgccCCAGTCCATTTCTGATAAAGGGAGGAACATaaggatgaacttttgcctagcACTTTAGAAGATCAGTTTTGTCACAAGCACCTCAGGGTGTTGGCCCCCAATACATCAGACACTACAGGCTATTGACACAATACCAGTGATCAACTTCAGTTGATCACCAAACTCACACCAGGTGCCAGAAAAGGAAGTCTTAATATTCTATCAGCCTAGTTTCTGCATATAAACCAGGCCAACTGGTCCTTCAGTGCCCTTCTCCCATGTAACCAGTGGGAATGTTTTGTTCCCATTAGCAGCATGAGGCCAAGCTTAGAACTGTGGTAAGGAGTACACTGTGCAACTACAGAAGTTACATGATGGATTGACCCGAGAGATTTAAAGACTAGCTACCAATTAATGCCAACAGTTCCAGGGAAGTTGGCAATATACTATTTCCCTTGTGAGAACAAGCACGTCAGTGGGGAAAATGCCTGTTCTTTGTTTCTAGGAATATAAATCTAAACAATTACATGGGATTCCTGGAGCCAGAACAGTAAACACGTTTTATAACCATTCAGCATATTCTCAGAAGAGTATGCATAACAGCAGAGCCAAGAAGTAATTTAAGTGTACAAAAAAACCATTTATTTAGAAGAAATACAAAGGGCCTCATAAAAGCATTAACAAGTCCTGTACTTTGCTGTACCAGTCTTCCTGCAGGCGTCTAGACACACCAACATCAGATAATCAAGGATATAGCTGTTATAGTAACAGGAGCAGCCATATCATTGTAGTTGCTATGACTATGTATTCAGCACCAACAATTTACATGGCACCTACCGTAAGAGCCTAAAAGGCAAGTCCCTCCTTTTTTTGCCAGTGGAAACAAAAAGGAGGGGGGTGACCACACAAGGATGGAGGGTTCAGAAGGGCTTCACAGGAAGAGAGGTAATGCCACTGCGCTGGCATTTAAGAGGAGTTCAGTGGGTATCAAGGTCAAGCAGACAGAATGCTTTTGGTATAGAGTTCTACATGGAGTGGAGGGGATGGCAGAATGACAAGGGAAAACGACATAGAAGCTTGCTATAATCAGGTTGGGAGATGACCAAACCAGAGCATTTTACAATTTTGATTGACATGACttaacaattgggggggggggtagggaatgATCCAAAGCTTCACTGCTAGTCTACAAGGTGAATGCTACAAAGAGCACAAGAAGATTCAGGAGGCAAGACACTGACATGCTCCTCAGGATGCCCAGGGACCATCAGGGTGGGGTACTGTTGTTGCTGGGGCATTGGTGCTAAGATGTGAGGGGCAGACAGGATTCAGGAAATGCAGGGAGAGGCTGGTAGGGTGGTCATCTCACCAAGCAAGATAGCTTGAGAGAGATGGAAGAGGGGTATGAAGTTGGGACTAGGACAAATAGCTTCAATATTTTATCACAGAAGGAGGCATGGTGGACAGGGAGATGGCAGCAGAAGACTTTAATAGAGCAAACTGGCAAGACACAAATTGTTATTCTTTTTAGAGACCCATTCAACCAGCAAGATATTTTTTACCAGAAAGCAATGCTGCTTTTTAAACAGGTATTTGTTGAGAACATCCTCTATACAAACAGGCAACAAGCAAGTGCCTGTTTTATGAGGGTTTCCCCAAATTAATGTGGTCCACCAGCGAAACCCAGCAGGCACAAGCATGAGCCTGTAGGAATTAGGATGGACCTATTACATTTcccagcatattccattaatgcCACACATATTTATTGATAACACTCT
The nucleotide sequence above comes from Zootoca vivipara chromosome 1, rZooViv1.1, whole genome shotgun sequence. Encoded proteins:
- the RPLP2 gene encoding large ribosomal subunit protein P2, producing the protein MRYVAAYLLAVLGGNESPSSKDLKKILDSVGIETDDERVNKVISELNGKNIEDVISQGNSKLASMPVGGAVAVSAGGSAAPAAGAAPAAAEEKKEEKKEESEESDDDMGFGLFD